A genomic segment from Gossypium hirsutum isolate 1008001.06 chromosome D04, Gossypium_hirsutum_v2.1, whole genome shotgun sequence encodes:
- the LOC121216197 gene encoding uncharacterized protein — MMLRPRLVLFSIFALTLSPDVSDGRAGKSNHCGPSLCGHVNISHPFRLKGQPRRCGDRRFELECKRNRTSFPMKYGNFYVLNISYVDRTLRLVDVSLVDENCSIPRSSIVDSSDSYLEHIIANGADTMYLVNCTTRMKSSSVYVDASRCPTNSSSSPWTYFYFLVSFSNISDFDHSCRFIAQFPVMLSNISGLSPSYIYKNLLEGVEVSWYRFWPSNPILKVLLQLLLPIAAYIVTIANFLQQGSINYYTPYHKASFLVCFAVSGKSLSPPHFFMLSL, encoded by the exons ATGATGTTAAGACCCAGACTTGTCTTGTTTAGCATCTTTGCCCTTACTTTATCCCCAGATGTTTCCGATGGTAGAGCAGGCAAAAGCAACCACTGCGGCCCATCTTTGTGTGGACACGTTAATATCAGTCACCCTTTCCGACTAAAAGGTCAGCCTCGTCGATGTGGTGACCGTAGGTTTGAATTAGAGTGCAAGAGAAACCGCACCAGTTTTCCCATGAAATACGGAAACTTTTATGTCCTAAACATCTCTTATGTTGACCGAACGCTTCGACTTGTGGATGTGAGTCTGGTCGATGAAAACTGCTCAATTCCTCGCAGTTCCATTGTCGATTCTTCAGACAGCTATCTAGAACACATAATAGCGAATGGAGCAGACACCATGTATCTGGTAAATTGCACGACAAGGATGAAGTCTTCTTCAGTTTATGTCGATGCTTCTCGTTGCCCAACCAATAGCTCTTCTTCTCCTTGGACCTACTTCTACTTTCTGGTCTCGTTTTCAAATATATCCGATTTCGATCATTCGTGCAGATTTATAGCCCAGTTTCCTGTCATGCTTTCCAATATTAGTGGCTTATCCCCTTCTTACATTTACAAAAACCTGTTGGAAGGCGTCGAGGTGTCCTGGTATCGTTTTTGGCCTTCAAACCCGATTCTCAAAGT CTTGCTACAGTTGCTACTTCCAATTGCAGCATACATAGTAACCATTGCGAACTTTCTTCAGCAGGGAAGCATCAACTATTATACTCCTTATCATAAAG CATCCTTCTTAGTTTGTTTTGCAGTATCAGGTAAATCTCTTTCCCCGCCCCACTTTTTTATGttatctttataa
- the LOC121216427 gene encoding rust resistance kinase Lr10-like — translation MNADLSLCMPLDGQAAGILLARTLLGIFCLITLVIHKLRRRHLSMDDNIENFLKSQNNLIPIRYSYSEIKRITEGFKVKLGQGGYGSVFKGKLRSGRLVAIKMLDKSKANGEDFINEVATIGRIHHINVVQLIGFCVERSKQALVYDFMVNGSLDKIIFSKENCTLSWQKLFEVALVDDSIISLTAARGTLGYIAPELFYRNIGGISYKADIYSFGMLLMEMVGRRKNLNAFDDHSSQIYFPSWIYDRFEQRENIELGDETEVDDKIARKMIMVAFWCIQMNPTNRPSMSKVLEMLENELDHLELPSRPSLFSLEKSIEDHVSKNVSEEPSTSKSCVDL, via the exons atgAATGCTGATTTATCCTTGTGTATGCCCCTTGATGGGCAAGCAGCTGGCATATTATTAGCGAGAACTTTGTTGGGGATATTCTGCCTCATTACACTTGTTATACACAAACTAAGGAGGAGGCATTTATCGATGGATGATAATATTGAGAACTTTCttaaaagtcaaaataatttAATACCAATTCGATATTCGTATTCTGAAATAAAAAGAATTACGGAAGGTTTTAAAGTTAAATTAGGTCAAGGAGGTTATGGTTCTGTGTTTAAAGGAAAGCTTCGCAGTGGTCGGCTAGTGGCAATAAAAATGTTGGATAAATCCAAAGCAAATGGAGAAGATTTCATCAATGAAGTTGCTACTATTGGAAGGATTCATCATATTAATGTAGTGCAACTTATTGGATTTTGTGTAGAGAGATCAAAACAAGCTCTTGTATATGATTTTATGGTGAATGGGTCTttggataaaattatattttcaaagGAGAATTGCACTTTAAGTTGGCAAAAATTATTTGAGGTTGCACTAG TGGATGATAGTATTATTTCTCTCACAGCGGCTCGTGGTACATTAGGATACATTGCTCCTGAATTATTTTACAGAAATATTGGAGGCATCTCATATAAAGCCGATATTTATAGTTTTGGAATGTTATTAATGGAAATGGTGGGAAGAAGAAAGAATTTGAATGCATTTGATGATCATTCTAGTCAAATTTATTTTCCGTCATGGATTTATGATCGATTTGAACAAAGAGAGAACATAGAATTAGGGGATGAAACAGAAGTTGATGACAAAATAGCAAGGAAGATGATAATGGTTGCATTTTGGTGCATACAAATGAATCCCACTAATCGTCCTTCAATGAGCAAAGTTTTGGAAATGCTCGAAAATGAACTTGATCACCTTGAATTGCCGTCCAGACCTTCACTATTTTCTCTCGAAAAGTCAATTGAAGATCATGTTAGTAAGAATGTATCGGAGGAACCATCAACGTCAAAAAGTTGTGTGGACCTCTAA